In the Bacillus shivajii genome, one interval contains:
- a CDS encoding SIR2 family protein, with protein MKLNYQQQTYHQTTHLNAWLTTLSHSATVMLNIERKDVSHDATYGEIKIDVNDIHFSSLIKEWEEYGARLRYLDEKIWRDLGNIKLIARDFNSFSFSTQGSIQDYELEEEDIQSLDVLLNENSIRKFEKTVVVFGAGASFKYMPDGNQLLYAMLKEKSPRDELIQFISEAFGSDIDRAKSFPSFSQVLNFIEIALDREENFSSHITLSRLRKFKAELINDMRQFMNKLNNGDPESQDYDQLIYNLKPIIESNNEISFINLNYDMFFDQSLKNQYSPDKIDYILNFDQEGEEADRQKIDLGSNRLQVIKLHGSLDWMICPTCFRPRRFDKLVESYTNTDCKYDHSKLQEFLFPPMQEKHQVHSHWLTLQTKADALLREADRVIFIGYSLSDDDLLFRFKLQKHLYRDKPEQRVTIQVVDKEGEMGMMSNWVSKRYQEYFGPIDFRPIGFTNFAKVPF; from the coding sequence ATGAAATTAAATTATCAACAACAGACATATCATCAAACTACTCACCTTAATGCTTGGTTAACTACATTAAGTCATTCTGCTACTGTCATGCTAAATATAGAAAGAAAAGATGTTAGTCATGATGCTACCTACGGAGAAATAAAAATTGATGTTAATGATATTCACTTTTCTTCTTTAATAAAAGAATGGGAAGAATATGGTGCAAGACTTAGATATTTAGATGAAAAAATTTGGCGAGATTTAGGTAATATTAAACTTATAGCAAGAGATTTTAATAGCTTTTCATTTTCTACTCAGGGCTCAATTCAAGACTATGAATTAGAAGAAGAAGATATTCAATCATTAGATGTTTTATTAAACGAAAATTCCATTAGAAAATTTGAAAAAACAGTAGTTGTTTTTGGAGCAGGAGCTTCCTTTAAATATATGCCAGATGGGAATCAATTGCTCTACGCAATGCTAAAAGAAAAAAGTCCAAGAGACGAACTTATTCAGTTTATTAGTGAAGCTTTTGGTAGTGATATTGACCGAGCTAAAAGCTTTCCTTCCTTCAGTCAAGTATTAAATTTTATTGAAATTGCTTTAGATCGGGAGGAAAATTTCAGTAGTCATATTACACTTTCACGTTTAAGAAAATTTAAAGCCGAACTTATAAATGATATGCGACAATTTATGAATAAATTAAACAATGGAGATCCAGAGAGTCAAGATTACGATCAACTTATTTATAATCTGAAACCTATTATTGAATCAAATAATGAAATTAGTTTTATAAACTTAAATTATGATATGTTCTTTGATCAGTCTTTGAAGAATCAATATTCTCCTGACAAAATAGATTATATTTTAAATTTTGACCAAGAAGGGGAAGAGGCTGATAGACAGAAAATAGATTTAGGTTCTAATAGGTTGCAGGTTATTAAACTTCATGGTTCTCTAGACTGGATGATTTGTCCAACCTGTTTTAGACCAAGAAGATTTGACAAATTAGTGGAGTCATATACAAATACAGATTGTAAGTATGATCATTCAAAGTTACAGGAATTCTTATTTCCTCCAATGCAAGAGAAGCATCAAGTACACAGTCATTGGTTGACACTTCAAACAAAAGCTGATGCCCTATTAAGGGAAGCAGACCGAGTTATATTTATTGGATACTCTTTGTCAGATGATGACTTATTATTTAGATTCAAACTTCAAAAACACTTATATAGAGACAAGCCGGAACAACGGGTAACGATTCAAGTTGTAGATAAAGAAGGTGAAATGGGAATGATGTCTAATTGGGTATCTAAAAGATACCAAGAGTATTTTGGCCCAATTGATTTCAGGCCAATTGGATTTACTAACTTTGCGAAAGTTCCTTTTTAG
- a CDS encoding GNAT family N-acetyltransferase, with protein MVIKILEPEDALIYREIRLEALKSVPEAFSSSYEEEKEYSLETFENRLNFEHFFTFGAFVEDELAGVVTLILETKPKTKHRANVVAMYVYPDKRKCGIGRILMTEAIKKAKDIKEIEQVYLTVTSSNLPAKNLYHSIGFKTYGIDNRGLKIEDTYFDDELMVLVL; from the coding sequence TTGGTAATTAAAATACTTGAACCAGAAGATGCGTTAATTTATAGAGAAATACGATTAGAGGCGTTAAAATCAGTGCCTGAAGCATTCAGTTCCAGTTATGAAGAGGAAAAAGAATATTCTCTAGAAACTTTTGAAAATCGTTTAAATTTTGAGCATTTTTTTACATTTGGTGCTTTTGTTGAAGACGAGCTTGCAGGGGTTGTAACTTTAATTTTAGAAACCAAACCCAAGACAAAACATAGAGCTAACGTTGTTGCAATGTATGTTTATCCTGATAAGCGTAAATGTGGTATTGGGAGAATTTTAATGACTGAGGCAATAAAAAAGGCTAAAGATATAAAAGAGATAGAACAAGTCTACTTAACAGTAACATCAAGTAATTTACCTGCAAAAAATCTATACCATTCAATAGGTTTTAAGACATATGGAATAGATAATAGAGGATTAAAAATTGAAGATACATACTTCGATGATGAACTGATGGTTTTAGTTTTATAA
- a CDS encoding YolD-like family protein: MNLKDNRDRGNIKWTAMMLPEHVSMLKEKQHEMLKCQKPKLDPQQIEEYEFQIAEAVEYNLTLTFEYWKDGFNVEFDGQVHFVDHVLKKLHVVNENEVEYISIQCIASIR, from the coding sequence ATGAACTTAAAGGATAACCGTGATCGCGGAAATATAAAGTGGACAGCTATGATGTTACCAGAGCATGTTTCAATGCTTAAAGAAAAGCAGCATGAGATGTTAAAATGTCAAAAGCCAAAATTGGATCCTCAACAAATTGAAGAATATGAGTTTCAAATTGCAGAAGCAGTGGAATACAATTTGACATTAACTTTTGAATATTGGAAAGATGGCTTTAATGTGGAGTTTGATGGTCAAGTACATTTTGTAGACCATGTCTTAAAAAAGCTTCATGTTGTCAATGAAAATGAGGTTGAATATATTTCAATTCAATGCATTGCATCTATTCGGTAA
- a CDS encoding tyrosine-type recombinase/integrase has protein sequence MDKRSWYMTEKQKSVFDNLWRQAEKVFDWRTHYQGKRGTERYRAGVRVFCKHLAIEYSSKNFKNISDKHLESFVKASIESGITATTIKTDISSIKKLHSMLPKKRYPKLSGDYSLVGAEKRKMGGVDRAWSNDEVQHALSIAREMGRTDIDWAIRFGRLLGLRIEETTAVTRTQVRDAMKKEYLALSNTKGGIPRDAPINPAAKRLIAEILKVETNEKIFLRHGRTHKQAMKSIQNWISNYRTFFTDDEKDDKKPLHFHGLRHSYARWQYKLRIDNGMKKKKARKEVAELLGHGRDQVTKIYLAEEDNEEGVNKRS, from the coding sequence ATGGATAAAAGAAGCTGGTATATGACTGAAAAACAAAAAAGTGTTTTTGATAATTTATGGAGGCAAGCTGAAAAAGTATTTGATTGGAGAACACATTATCAAGGTAAGCGAGGGACAGAGAGGTACCGTGCTGGTGTACGTGTGTTTTGTAAGCATCTTGCGATAGAATATTCTTCTAAGAACTTTAAAAATATTAGTGATAAGCATCTAGAGTCCTTTGTTAAAGCATCGATAGAGTCAGGAATCACAGCAACTACGATAAAAACGGATATTTCAAGTATTAAAAAACTACATTCAATGTTGCCGAAAAAGCGGTATCCGAAGTTGTCTGGAGATTATTCTCTCGTAGGTGCTGAAAAAAGAAAAATGGGTGGAGTTGATCGTGCTTGGTCAAATGATGAAGTACAGCATGCCTTATCGATAGCAAGAGAAATGGGTAGAACAGATATTGATTGGGCTATTCGTTTCGGTAGATTACTTGGGTTAAGGATAGAAGAAACAACAGCGGTGACCAGGACTCAAGTACGGGATGCTATGAAGAAAGAGTATTTAGCTTTGAGTAATACTAAAGGTGGAATTCCTAGAGATGCCCCAATTAATCCGGCTGCAAAACGATTGATTGCGGAGATCTTGAAAGTCGAGACAAATGAAAAAATCTTTTTGAGGCATGGCAGAACACACAAGCAAGCGATGAAATCTATTCAAAATTGGATTAGCAATTATCGGACATTCTTTACCGATGATGAAAAGGATGACAAAAAGCCTTTGCATTTTCATGGGCTGAGACATTCTTATGCTAGGTGGCAATATAAACTACGTATCGATAATGGTATGAAAAAGAAGAAAGCAAGAAAAGAGGTTGCAGAGCTCCTAGGGCACGGTCGTGATCAAGTAACAAAAATTTATCTAGCGGAAGAGGATAATGAAGAGGGGGTTAATAAAAGGTCGTAA
- a CDS encoding zinc-ribbon domain-containing protein, which translates to MKSFYEKYPDLLKYWNYRKNNPLKPEDVPYGSSQEVWWICNRGHDFKKRVYSIKTSKCPYCSNQKVCYENSLARNKPEIAKQWHPSKNKMNPFGVTSGSGSEAWWICEKKHEFKMVIKDKKLNSCPVCNNKIVVYEDSLEVKKPDIAKQWHPTKNKKLPSEVSANYTKNCWWICISGHEFKQSPKNRTNLYLGCRQCSSQFKTSFNEQAIFYYVKQHFRDAENRYKFNQIEIDVFIPSLQLGIEYDGYYHIKNKVKDIEKNNKLKLSDIILWRFRGHELQGVDVGNICYQLKNNSTDELNKKLKLLMADLFNYANVNHITLDIDVRRDSIKIQQQYISQILENNFLSIKPHLEEEWDTENNGLLRPRYFPYGSNNKAWWICVVCKERWQSTIVNRVKGNGCPYCSNKKVTYMNSLGYNHPELIKQWDNEKNKKTIFNYVPGSNHKAWWICEKGHSYQQQICKKIKTPTCRECFKIENSLAAKFPNILRMWDYGKNDLSPYIVSYGSGKKAWWKCDQGHFWEERICKITLSKQRCPYCSNRRILKENSLAANNPRLTMEWDLEGNIKSPLEVSPRSSYTATWKCLKCSYRYSARVDQRNKKKGSGCPRCSGRVPKKYNLLINSLPELIKHWDYKKNKKVDILKISIHSQQKVFWKCNICGNEEYTAIRNKVRRKSPCNLCEK; encoded by the coding sequence ATGAAATCCTTTTATGAAAAATACCCTGATTTATTGAAATATTGGAATTACAGAAAAAATAATCCACTAAAACCTGAAGATGTACCTTATGGATCCAGTCAAGAAGTTTGGTGGATTTGTAACAGGGGGCATGATTTTAAAAAAAGAGTTTATTCAATAAAAACCTCTAAATGCCCATATTGTTCAAACCAGAAAGTTTGTTATGAAAATAGTTTGGCTAGGAATAAACCGGAAATAGCAAAGCAATGGCATCCTTCGAAAAACAAAATGAACCCTTTTGGTGTAACTAGTGGTTCGGGCAGTGAAGCTTGGTGGATATGTGAAAAGAAACATGAATTCAAAATGGTAATTAAAGATAAGAAATTGAATAGTTGTCCTGTATGTAATAACAAAATAGTTGTTTATGAGGATTCCCTAGAAGTCAAAAAGCCCGATATAGCAAAGCAGTGGCATCCAACAAAGAATAAAAAACTGCCTTCTGAAGTCTCAGCAAATTACACAAAGAATTGCTGGTGGATATGTATATCAGGTCATGAATTTAAACAATCACCTAAAAATAGAACCAACTTATATCTAGGTTGCAGACAGTGTTCCAGTCAATTTAAAACTTCATTTAATGAGCAAGCAATATTTTATTATGTGAAGCAGCACTTTAGGGATGCTGAAAATAGATATAAATTTAATCAAATAGAGATTGATGTTTTCATTCCTTCACTTCAGTTAGGGATTGAGTATGATGGTTATTACCATATAAAAAACAAAGTAAAAGATATTGAAAAGAACAATAAATTAAAACTATCGGATATTATTTTATGGAGGTTCAGGGGGCATGAGTTACAAGGAGTTGATGTAGGTAATATATGTTATCAACTAAAAAACAATTCTACTGATGAATTAAATAAGAAATTAAAATTATTAATGGCAGATCTTTTTAATTATGCTAATGTTAATCATATAACGCTCGATATCGATGTCAGAAGAGATTCAATAAAAATACAGCAACAGTACATTAGCCAAATACTAGAGAATAATTTTTTGAGTATAAAGCCTCATTTAGAAGAAGAATGGGATACTGAAAATAATGGTCTACTTAGGCCACGTTACTTTCCTTATGGAAGTAACAATAAAGCTTGGTGGATATGTGTAGTGTGTAAAGAGAGGTGGCAATCAACTATTGTAAATCGAGTTAAAGGAAATGGTTGCCCGTATTGTTCAAATAAAAAAGTGACTTATATGAATTCACTCGGTTATAATCATCCTGAATTAATTAAACAGTGGGATAACGAAAAAAATAAAAAAACAATATTTAATTATGTTCCAGGTTCAAACCATAAAGCCTGGTGGATATGTGAAAAGGGGCATAGTTACCAACAACAGATATGTAAAAAAATAAAGACCCCTACCTGTAGAGAATGCTTTAAAATAGAAAATAGTTTGGCTGCAAAGTTCCCTAACATACTAAGAATGTGGGACTATGGTAAAAATGATTTATCACCCTATATTGTTTCATATGGAAGTGGGAAAAAAGCCTGGTGGAAATGCGATCAAGGGCATTTTTGGGAAGAAAGAATTTGTAAAATAACCTTATCTAAACAAAGATGTCCATATTGTAGTAATAGAAGAATTTTAAAAGAAAATAGTTTAGCTGCAAATAATCCAAGATTAACAATGGAGTGGGATTTGGAGGGCAATATTAAATCCCCCTTAGAAGTAAGCCCTAGGTCTTCTTATACTGCCACTTGGAAGTGCTTAAAATGTTCCTATAGATATAGTGCAAGAGTTGATCAGAGAAATAAGAAAAAGGGTAGTGGCTGTCCTAGGTGTTCTGGAAGGGTACCAAAGAAATATAACTTGCTAATAAATTCTCTGCCAGAGTTAATAAAGCATTGGGATTATAAAAAAAATAAAAAAGTAGACATTTTGAAAATCTCTATTCATTCTCAACAGAAAGTATTTTGGAAATGTAATATCTGTGGAAACGAAGAATACACAGCTATAAGAAACAAAGTTCGTAGAAAATCACCGTGTAATCTTTGCGAAAAGTAA
- a CDS encoding ATP-binding protein: MDKKIGSVVESSPQSILVKIDNLKVFESAKSELQIGKYVKIQEGNHNFVLCVIQNIKIATEKDEDVFILTVQPIGIFKGEEFYQGNPSLPSPTEPVFLVENNILGKIFNSKDNKMFHLGKLAQNDKIDFTLDGDKFFSKHVAVVGSTGSGKSCSVAKILQNVVGINEAKNINKDKKKNSHIIIFDIHSEYRSAFEIGKNENFDLNYLDVEKLKLPYWLMNSEELESLFIESNEQNSHNQVSQFKRAVILNKEKYNPKFKKVTYDSPIYFNINEVFNYIYNLNEEVINKIEGEQHLPKLSNGELVEDRSLYFERKLEFTTSNNTKATKASNGSFNGEFNRFLSRFETKVNDKRLDFLLLNQDIEENSKYRTEHFEEILKQFMGYLDKSNVTIIDLSGIPFEVLSTTVSLISRIIFDFAFHYSKLQHEQKEHNNIPFMVVCEEAHNYIPRTGGNDYKAARKSIERIAKEGRKYGLSLMVVSQRPSEVSDTILAQCNNFINLRLTNINDQSYIKNLLPDNSRSISEVLPTLSAGECLVVGDSTPIPSIVKLELPNPEPRSQSIKFHKEWLEEWKTPSFNNVIMRWRKESI, translated from the coding sequence ATGGATAAAAAAATAGGAAGTGTCGTAGAAAGTTCTCCTCAATCTATATTGGTGAAAATCGATAATTTGAAGGTTTTTGAAAGCGCTAAATCGGAATTACAGATAGGTAAGTATGTTAAAATTCAAGAGGGCAACCATAACTTTGTACTATGTGTTATTCAAAATATTAAGATTGCAACAGAAAAGGATGAAGATGTATTTATTCTTACTGTACAACCAATAGGAATATTTAAAGGGGAAGAATTTTATCAGGGTAACCCCTCCCTCCCCTCCCCAACCGAACCAGTATTTTTAGTTGAAAATAACATACTAGGTAAAATATTCAATAGTAAAGATAATAAAATGTTTCATCTAGGAAAATTGGCTCAAAACGATAAGATTGATTTCACGTTGGATGGAGATAAATTTTTTAGTAAGCATGTTGCTGTTGTAGGTTCAACAGGATCCGGAAAGTCTTGTTCTGTAGCAAAAATTTTACAAAACGTTGTAGGTATTAATGAAGCAAAAAATATAAATAAAGACAAGAAAAAGAACTCTCATATAATCATTTTTGACATACATTCAGAATATAGATCAGCATTTGAAATTGGTAAGAACGAAAATTTTGACTTGAATTATTTAGATGTAGAAAAATTAAAACTACCATATTGGTTAATGAACTCTGAAGAATTAGAATCTTTATTTATAGAAAGTAATGAACAAAATTCTCATAATCAAGTGTCTCAATTTAAACGAGCAGTAATTTTAAATAAAGAGAAATATAATCCTAAATTTAAAAAAGTTACATATGATTCACCAATTTATTTTAATATTAATGAAGTATTTAATTATATTTATAATTTAAATGAGGAAGTTATCAACAAAATAGAGGGAGAACAACATCTTCCAAAGTTGAGCAATGGTGAGCTTGTTGAGGACCGAAGTTTATATTTTGAACGTAAATTGGAATTCACTACTTCTAATAATACAAAAGCTACTAAAGCATCTAATGGTTCATTTAACGGTGAATTTAACAGATTTTTATCTAGATTTGAAACAAAAGTAAATGATAAGCGCTTAGATTTTCTATTACTAAATCAAGACATCGAAGAAAATTCTAAATATAGGACTGAACATTTTGAAGAAATATTAAAACAATTTATGGGATATTTAGATAAATCAAATGTTACAATTATTGACTTAAGTGGTATTCCATTTGAAGTTTTGAGTACCACCGTTAGCTTAATATCACGTATTATTTTTGATTTTGCATTTCATTATTCTAAACTACAACATGAACAGAAAGAACACAATAATATACCATTTATGGTTGTTTGTGAGGAGGCGCATAATTATATTCCTCGAACAGGAGGAAATGACTATAAGGCAGCAAGAAAGTCAATTGAAAGAATTGCTAAAGAGGGTAGAAAGTATGGTTTGAGCTTAATGGTTGTTAGTCAAAGGCCTTCAGAAGTTTCAGACACAATACTAGCGCAGTGTAATAATTTTATAAATTTACGGTTAACAAATATTAATGATCAAAGTTATATCAAAAATTTATTGCCGGATAATTCTCGGTCTATATCTGAGGTGTTGCCAACTCTTTCTGCTGGAGAATGTTTGGTTGTTGGCGATTCTACCCCAATACCAAGTATTGTTAAATTGGAATTGCCAAATCCTGAACCAAGATCACAAAGTATTAAATTTCATAAAGAGTGGTTAGAAGAATGGAAAACTCCTTCTTTTAACAATGTTATAATGAGGTGGAGGAAAGAAAGTATATAA
- a CDS encoding NAD(P)-dependent oxidoreductase gives MSKKIGFVGLGAMGFPMAVNLKKAGFEVIGYDAFKGVYEKANGAGIIMADTLKEVAEQADEAIISMVRDYEQNVDIIFGEDGLLSAQPKDKTIIVMSTLDPDTMNKLGKKVDEESELKIISASVSGGVSGAQAGTLSIMTSGSEAIVDHFKGYFDAIGSHTFYYGNKPGNSEAAKLINNMILGININAVAEGLKLAKKYDLPEEEILNLLQESTGDSWVVRNWNDISDWTADTSLGVLMTDLKASYNEGLKHNVTLPFNALSATQLFDSMGKEKPKA, from the coding sequence ATGAGTAAAAAAATCGGATTTGTAGGACTAGGAGCGATGGGCTTTCCAATGGCAGTTAATTTAAAGAAAGCCGGTTTTGAAGTGATAGGCTATGACGCTTTCAAAGGGGTATATGAAAAGGCAAACGGTGCTGGAATAATAATGGCAGATACTTTAAAAGAGGTAGCAGAACAAGCTGACGAAGCGATCATTTCAATGGTTCGTGACTATGAACAAAATGTTGACATCATTTTTGGAGAAGATGGTCTATTATCTGCCCAGCCAAAAGATAAAACAATTATTGTCATGAGTACTCTCGACCCTGATACAATGAATAAATTAGGTAAGAAAGTCGATGAAGAAAGTGAATTAAAAATAATTTCTGCTTCGGTAAGTGGTGGGGTTTCAGGTGCTCAAGCTGGTACATTATCAATTATGACATCAGGTTCTGAGGCAATCGTGGATCATTTCAAGGGATACTTTGATGCGATAGGGTCCCATACGTTCTACTACGGTAATAAACCAGGTAACAGCGAGGCGGCAAAATTAATTAACAATATGATTCTGGGTATTAACATAAATGCAGTAGCTGAAGGACTTAAATTAGCGAAGAAATATGACTTGCCTGAGGAAGAGATATTAAACTTACTTCAAGAAAGTACAGGTGATAGTTGGGTAGTTCGAAATTGGAACGATATTTCTGACTGGACTGCAGATACCTCATTAGGCGTTCTAATGACAGACTTAAAAGCATCTTACAACGAAGGACTTAAACACAATGTCACATTACCATTCAATGCCTTATCAGCTACACAGTTATTTGATTCTATGGGAAAAGAAAAACCAAAAGCCTAA
- a CDS encoding bifunctional metallophosphatase/5'-nucleotidase — translation MDINRMVDVEVQADDETFEAELMDYEVSSEDRSIVTVEHEELDGLEGVLTVNGFEVEFDHSEEDLERTLSLDIFHTNDIHSKIDNFGLMSAFINDQAAEVDNHLFLDGGDIFSGNAVVDLQDGEPIVALLNEMGLDAMAIGNHEFDYGQEAFAEREEQAEFNWLSANTEVVDPEIPIQQPEPYKIYEIDGVDVGVFALTQAPPATSPSGIVGLEFHDYVETAEEYAYLQDETDILIALTHIGLGADRNLAENIDFFDVIIGGHSHSRLYEEEIVNGTPIVQAGSDSKYVGHFNLEFDGTEVTFNDYYLQDVDELTEVNEDVQAMVDAYNEEAEELLGKVVGYTNTGLSREARYERDTSLGNFITDAMRDAVSDADMAITNNGGIRANIEEGVITASDIYTVEPFGNELTEMEITGEDLRDVIEYSFSRSDSIDLQASGLNYTIYTDEDGAYVDADLYVDGELIDDSKTYTLITNDFMAEGGSGYDFSEATVIQEAAGYITNAMFQYMDRLMEEEGAVDYEDGEGRISIEEATEED, via the coding sequence TTGGACATTAACAGAATGGTTGATGTTGAGGTTCAGGCAGATGACGAGACTTTTGAAGCCGAGTTGATGGATTACGAGGTTTCTTCCGAGGATCGGTCGATTGTAACAGTGGAGCACGAAGAACTTGATGGTTTGGAAGGTGTTCTGACGGTAAATGGTTTCGAAGTAGAATTTGATCATTCCGAAGAGGATTTAGAAAGAACTCTTTCATTGGACATTTTCCATACAAATGATATTCATTCAAAGATCGATAACTTTGGTCTAATGTCTGCTTTTATTAATGATCAGGCGGCTGAAGTAGACAATCACCTTTTCCTAGACGGCGGCGATATTTTTAGCGGAAATGCAGTCGTTGACCTACAAGATGGCGAGCCGATTGTCGCATTATTAAACGAAATGGGACTGGACGCCATGGCGATCGGAAACCATGAATTTGATTATGGCCAGGAAGCATTTGCCGAAAGAGAAGAGCAGGCGGAGTTTAACTGGTTAAGCGCGAATACGGAGGTTGTTGATCCTGAAATTCCAATCCAACAGCCGGAGCCGTATAAAATTTACGAGATTGACGGTGTGGACGTCGGAGTATTTGCTCTAACACAAGCACCACCAGCCACTAGCCCGTCTGGCATTGTTGGACTTGAGTTCCATGATTATGTAGAGACAGCAGAGGAATATGCGTACTTACAAGATGAAACAGATATCCTTATCGCATTGACACATATTGGGTTAGGCGCTGATCGTAACCTAGCTGAAAACATTGATTTCTTTGATGTAATTATCGGCGGACATTCGCACAGCCGCTTATATGAAGAGGAAATTGTAAACGGTACGCCTATTGTACAAGCAGGAAGTGATTCCAAGTACGTCGGTCATTTCAACCTTGAATTTGACGGGACTGAGGTCACATTTAATGATTACTACTTGCAGGATGTTGATGAGTTGACTGAAGTCAATGAAGACGTTCAGGCAATGGTTGATGCTTATAACGAAGAGGCCGAAGAGCTTCTCGGAAAAGTCGTGGGATATACGAATACCGGCTTAAGCCGTGAAGCGCGTTATGAGAGAGATACGTCCTTAGGCAACTTCATCACAGATGCGATGAGAGATGCTGTAAGTGATGCTGATATGGCCATTACGAATAATGGTGGTATCCGCGCAAATATCGAGGAGGGTGTAATTACTGCTTCCGATATTTACACAGTGGAACCATTCGGTAACGAACTTACTGAGATGGAGATCACCGGAGAAGATTTAAGAGATGTTATTGAGTATTCTTTCTCCAGAAGCGACAGCATAGATCTGCAGGCATCCGGATTAAATTACACGATTTACACGGATGAAGACGGCGCGTATGTGGACGCTGATCTTTATGTCGATGGCGAGCTAATCGACGACAGCAAGACTTACACGCTGATTACGAATGACTTTATGGCAGAAGGAGGAAGTGGCTATGACTTCTCTGAAGCCACTGTCATTCAGGAGGCTGCCGGCTATATCACAAACGCGATGTTCCAATATATGGATCGCTTAATGGAAGAAGAAGGAGCAGTTGACTACGAAGACGGTGAAGGTCGCATTTCAATTGAAGAAGCGACAGAAGAAGATTAA
- a CDS encoding patatin-like phospholipase family protein — protein sequence MENCGLVLEGGGMKGLYTAGVLEYFLEKNIFFNYVIGVSAGACMGASYLSRQKGRNKKVNVELVNDPRYLSWRNLLFKREIFGMDFLFDEVPKHIVPFDFERLRKTEERFLIGTMDCHTGEAIYYNKDEHSTDILKIIRASSSLPFIARPVEYNGRVLLDGGLVDPIPIRKAKEDGNQKNIVIMTKATNQRLNKSNISSLLKRLYKKYPVVAESFENRLDIYNDTLSFIESEQEKEHVFLIQPSIDLPVSSFERSQKRLLQLYELGYHDAKTQLDSLVKWLEINNDGVIPSAR from the coding sequence ATGGAAAATTGCGGACTTGTTTTAGAAGGTGGAGGGATGAAAGGACTTTATACTGCTGGAGTTCTAGAGTACTTCCTTGAAAAGAATATATTTTTCAACTATGTAATTGGTGTGTCGGCAGGGGCTTGTATGGGCGCGTCTTATTTATCAAGACAAAAGGGGCGTAATAAGAAAGTAAATGTTGAGCTCGTTAATGATCCCAGGTATTTATCCTGGCGCAACCTTCTTTTTAAAAGAGAGATATTTGGCATGGACTTTTTATTTGATGAAGTCCCAAAACATATTGTTCCATTTGATTTTGAGAGGTTGAGAAAAACGGAAGAAAGATTTTTAATCGGGACGATGGATTGTCATACCGGTGAAGCGATTTATTATAATAAAGATGAACACAGTACTGATATTTTGAAAATCATAAGGGCTTCTAGCTCCCTTCCCTTTATTGCACGTCCTGTAGAATATAATGGGAGAGTGCTTCTTGATGGCGGTTTAGTCGACCCGATTCCGATTAGAAAGGCAAAGGAAGATGGCAATCAGAAAAATATTGTCATTATGACAAAAGCAACGAACCAGCGATTAAATAAAAGTAACATTTCTTCTCTTTTAAAACGGTTATATAAAAAATACCCGGTTGTGGCAGAGTCATTTGAAAACCGACTGGACATATATAACGATACATTATCCTTTATTGAATCAGAGCAGGAAAAAGAACATGTATTTTTGATTCAACCAAGTATCGATCTACCAGTAAGTAGTTTTGAACGAAGTCAGAAACGACTGTTACAATTATACGAACTTGGCTACCACGATGCAAAAACTCAATTAGACAGCTTAGTAAAATGGTTAGAGATAAACAATGATGGTGTCATTCCCTCAGCACGGTAA